ATTGAAGGtcatggagatcattacgtaaaacgtgtcatgcaatGATgaaagaggttgggtgagaacgacacgtggtgctcattatcaagcaggtacaatagccgcgaGGCTTAGGGGgtgagggtgagaaaaaatcgtataaaaggagagagaaaagactgAAAgatatcagtcgagtgagcatctccgacacggcaacaactgctttCTTCGTCGTAATAGCAGTTCCCAATCATTGTGTAAgtattcaactttaaattgAGCCGTGaatcaattctattttttaaattgtatatGACCAGttatatttaaaaactaattttcaaATCGATGATTGTCTAGTTCCGTCCACCACCGACgctcgagtactacaccaccgaggctcccgagtactacaccaccgaggctcccgagtactacaccaccgaggctcccgagtactacaccaccgaggctcccgagtactacaccaccaaaaaAGGCCACAGTTATGAAGTGGATATTTGGTTTATGGGCTGCATTTTGTAAGTTTCATGTTAAACAAATGGTGTTAAATATTGGAATTATTGGAATGTTTTACACATTTTGTGTGACCTCTCAACTGTTGGAATTCTACATATGTCCTACATGAATTGTTTTCCTTCCCAAACATTAGGTGCAACATAACCGAGTCCAGCACATTCAGTATCAATCACATGCCTTTCTCGATTAAGGAAGTGAGGCATGGTCTGTTTCGCATTCACTGGAACTTTGAAAACAGATCACCAGGAAGGCGTCTGCAAGGAGGTGATAAAAATGTACAAGACTGGACGAGGACGAGGTTTGATCTTCACTTACCACCTCGAAATTGTGCTGGACAAATTGAGAGACACGCCTTATCTTATTACCATCACTGTCGAggtaagcagcagcagcaaagaatTCAGTGACTGTGAGACGACCGTAACCAACTCAACCACTCGTCCACAACAGCATCAGCAACCGTTGACTGAAACAACAGTCTGTCCTGGCGGACGTGGCGGTTGGATCTGCCGAAAGCTGCCGAAATCCGGGCTTCCGGTTGCCGTTTGGATCCACATCGAGGAAAATTACAAAGACGAAACACACTTGGGGAAAACGGAAGAGACTGACAAGTGGATCAAGAAATTGCGGTTCAGCCGATCGCCGGAAGACATCACTCTGTGGGTGGATTTCGGAGCGGCGagcgaaaataaaatgatcaGCACCATGGGGAAACTGGCCGACATGTTCCGAAATCAAACCCTGTGCGACGTCCAGTTCAACTTCATTGGCGGCCAATCCGTGGGCGCTCACGTTGCGATTCTTTCGGCCGGCAGCCCAGTTTTCGCCGCCATGTTCCAGTCAACTTTCATGGAGTCCCTCACGCGGCAAGTGATGATCACCGACATTGAAGTCGACGTTTTCAAACAGCTGCTCGTTTACATGTACACCGGGAGCAAACCCAAATTGGAAGAAGAGAACGTCACGCTGCTTTTCGTCGCTGCGGACAAATACGGAATCGAGACCCTCAAGGAAGTGTGCGCCGACGACTTGCTGGAGCAGCTGGAAACCGAAAACGTCATCAATATGCTGGTCTGGTCTCATTTCCATTCGATTGCCAAAGTATTTGAAGGTGCCATGAAGATTTTGGTGGACAATTGCTGCGAGCTCTGCTTCCAGTCGGAATGGCTGGATTTTACAAAGAACTATCCTGATTTGTCCGTGATGGCGACACAGCGCATCGCCTTGGCCACTCAGCATCCGAACAACCCATGGCATGGATGCATTGAAAGTTCAGGAAATTTACGTTCTAGTTACGGTTCTAGTTGGTCGCCTTAGTCATTATTCACTTTCAATTGCTTTTAATAGATTAAATGTTGCGAAAACTAAAATTTGTCGTATTCCAAATTTTCCATGTggctaattatttaaaaaacaaatttcttgtgaTGAAAATGTCTTGCTCAAATAAAATAGAACATTAGTTCCCAttcaagtaaacaaaaacactgcggtagttattaaaaaaaaaattatgttttattaaAGTTTATGCTAGGGAAGAAGAGTCGAGGTTATAAAACTGATGAACATGTGGAGCGACTCGTTCCGGAATCCGGATGCGAACTCGCAGGCGTCAATTAGTAGGACGTCTGCTGCCTAGTACTTATCTTCCGCTAGATGGCGGCATATTcccaatattttctttttaaaactaaGGGGATGGGATTTCCTTTCAGTCATGGCTGCTGGCTGCCACTTTTAGCgatatttccctttttaggttgttaagaaaagaaacttaagACTGCTTTGCTCTTCTTATGAATGTCGTATGAAACTTATGTTTGTTACTTAGACTATGTTAAGTAGagaggaaacaaacaaactgccattttattatttaagattGAATTCTGTTGGGTTGGGATTGGGGCAAAAGTGCATCAACACATTTTTGAGAAACCAGCAAGTTTTTGTGTTGGATCTTGGATGTTAATGAGGAAATTGATGGCTCATAATTGCAACTATTACCTCAAATGCCCAATAACTGACAGAATCAATTTGATTCTATTCACATCCGCTGCTTCAAAAAATGTGTATATCgtaattatttctattttctgtttctcTTAACTTTtacatcattttttatttgttaattaaCAGGTTAGTAAGGACCAATAAATGTAGAATGCATCACATGTTGTTCATTGTTACATCACCATGTAcgcaaatattaaaaaacaggACACTCAACCCAAGCCAACTCGACAAGTTTTATTTCATCTCAAGAGGTAACACAATTTTACTGCATTTATTGTCATTATACCCTTTCATTATCATTACCATACTGCAGAGTTAAAACTGTCTTTTTGTAGTCTGAATATTGCTCAAATTTATGATATATTGGTGAATATATATATGACTCAAACTCAAACGTCAACCTGcaaaaggaaaggccagtttgcatggcCTCGacgctcgaaggtcacggagatcattacgtaaaacgtgtcatgcagcggtgtagaggttgggtgagaacgggacgtactatcaagcaggtaaaatagccgcaaggctcaggaggtgagggtgagaaaaaaaggcgaaGGAAAATTAGTCGAgggagcatctccgacacgtcAGCAACTGCTGTACAGTATTTGTCACCAACTTCCTTCATCGCATTGCCACTTCGccatcatgggtaaatattctgttgttTATATTGAGTTTGGTGTCAATTCTAGttgttaatgaattttaatgattaaatttattaattacttAGTTTgctatggcgtcgtgctgctgttgggtgttgtatcgttgatggctgggtcaaCGATGTTTTCAGGATATGgtggataccaaaccgcaacgccgccgccttaagTCCCGAAGTATAACTCTGCTTAGAGCTGCATCACTAAAGAGCCAAAGTACtgcaccgaggctcccaattACTAAACCACTATGGCATAGGAACGactacacgactacgtatgctgcccatGCCAACGCGAAGCGCATAAGCACTACACgacaacctacgctgcccctAGCTGCTACACCGTCGCCCCGAAGTACTACTCTGCTTAAAataaatcgtataaaaggagtgAGAAAAGGTGGTCGAAATCAATCGAAAGAcgatctccgacacggcaacaattGCAGTGTACTATCTGTCATCAATTACATTCCTCATCGTGTAACCAGTTcgtaatcatgggtaaatattctctCTTTcacattgaatattttttctgtttgctaATATGCCagttattattgaaaattaatgttaaaattaatgaattgtTTAGTTAACTATAGcttcgtgctgctgttgggtgttgtaacGTTGTTGGCTGGGACGAACACTGCTGTACCGACGTCTCCTGGatatggcggataccaaaccgcagTGCCGCCACCTTACTACACAACTTACGAGTTGGTTACTGCTGCAACGACCAGTTGCGACCGAGGCCCCCAAGTGCTACACCATTAAGGCACCGGAGTTTTATACCACAACTaacgctgccccgagctactacaccgacgccCCAAAGTATTAATATTCTGCCGCGACTTTTCAGTCAGATTTTCAGAGCCTGATTGAAGTGATTAACGAATTTGGTAAATTGGTCCACCCATTAAAGTGTGAAGTTCCCTTGATGGATTTAGTCGTtataattctttaaaaaaaaattgtttttttgttggcaCCATGTTGTTGGCTGAGTGTTGGCACCATTTGTTGGCTGAGGCACTGAAGATGACATCTTGTGGCCAGGTTTGTATTCAGTTGTTGGGCGTAGGCTAGCCCTTTAAGGCCCCCTACCTTCTTGGCTCATTGTTAGTTGATTGAATCATGAGGTTCTGAGAGAAagagtcgccatttttagacttttttttatttttgtgaggttttgaattttgatgttGGCATAATTAGCTGGATCATTGCCACTTGTGAGGCATTTCGTAGAATGTGATGGGTTTTAGTTGGTTTGGGTTGGTGGTTCGTGAGCTTGCTATTATTTTTGGTATAATTGATTCGATTAAATTTCATTGCATGTGCAGTGAAAGTGGCCCGAAAGCATGCTGAAAgtgtttaatttaattttttatttgtagacgAATTTTGATGAGCACTGAAAGACTTGGAAACCATGCTGTCGACCACGTCGAGAAGCTGAGTAACATTCTGCTTTTACAAtggtaaaattaataattaaactgACTGAAATATATGTGGATCATAACATTtgtaatgtttgattgcaggCACCTATTAATAAAAGGAACTTAAGCCATCCAATCTAGGACTTCCATCAAATCGTGCAGGCTGCATGGAAGTCATATTTACCTTTGCTGTGAACATCATGAAcacatacactatttgaaggtgACAGTCTTAACCAGttatagattttaaaattaaaatgtgatAAGGCTTTGCATTCATTGGttagttttaacattttgggATTTCGTCAAGTCAAAAGCTATTTCCTTCAGGGTTGTGTTCTGTTATTGATTATTTAAGGGGAGTTTGTTGTATGCAAGACAGGCAGATTCTGAAAgaagttttgttattttgttccaCTGTAGAGTatcctttaaagtttaaatgaatttgtattttaatcGTAAATGAGTCATctagtttcatgtaaatttcttaatttaagTTTCCACGATAGGTATAAGATAATGTTGCCATATAATATTTGGGTTGAATATTTGAAGTGATATGtagcatatttttttaaatatcatatATCATTTCCAATGAAGCTGGAGATTAATTTTACTTTGGTTATAGGTTCATGTTTACGAAGCAGTGGTGTTGCTGTCCAATGTGGCGTGTTGTTGCAGCCTGTGGTGGTGAAAGATATCTGCATCAAGTTGCTGTTCCTTGTGCTGGTGCTGGTTTGTGCTACAGAAGTGACATCCAATATTGTCTTTAATTGCTATTTGTGTCTTTGCAGTTTACCTTTACATATTGAGAAGGAACACAAAAAATAGTAATACGGGAGGTTTATGTCAAACATAATAAACATGTCCAGCATGTGGGAATGAGGAGGAAGTTGGGTGGGGTATTTGGTTAGTAAAGTATATTTGTAATGGATATGCAGTACTTGGTGATAAATCTGTTGTTAACTTATACCTTCCTGTCAACGTATACCTGCCCCACTTATACATCCATTCCTCAAACCCCATAAGCACCAACATCAAATCCCACATCCATTCCCAAAACCCCACAATCTTCAACATCAAATTCACATAATTATTGTATAtttataatcaaataaaatactaTATTATATAAATTTGTAAACTAATATATAATGGAACACttgcaaaataaacaattcattaaacagagcgtccggttcaagacaatttttttggtGCGAGGCTTTTTAGAAAGCAATTTGCCaaccaatttgacaaaaagtgatagtttgttttcacggaaattgcgtcagacggtAAAAAATTCCTTAGTTAAAaaatctcatgtagaaattagcatctagtctactggtgcaaattccGATTCTTcaagcttgattaatttaggtgatgtgttaAAGCTATTGAGGGTAGCaaaaaattgaactaatccactttttctgaatattttggttttagatcactttgttgtttttgaattttcttgtgatctttcttcaaaatattctgataaagcgaattagttcaattttttagctACCTCCAATAGCTTTTAACACATCAtataaattaatcaagcttaaaaaatcgcaatttgcaccagtagactagatgctaatttctacatgagattttttaactagaaatttttcaaccgtCCTCCGCAATTTCCgttaaaacaaacaatcactttttgtcaaattgggtggcggattgcttgctaaaactcgcacatgcattgtcggcgtagatccagggagattacctggaaatggaagaggagagaagagtgcgaggcaagttttactggggagcgattagtcatactaggcttccgggttagactcatgaccctcagatcatgcgccttccaagtccccgttcgaccagagccctcccctcctcctggtttcacagcgggtgagtgaccaccagcgggcgttggttagtggttagttagggaaacggggccacagaaaagaagggagcccagatatacACTTGTAATTTAATCTAAATACAcaatttttcagtcttggatattctctcgtcggttttcagtttcaccaatggagtccatgatcagtagcgaaggattaccctgtaagcagtttatgaacatttatttggatgacaataattttctataagattgtagcgacaaaaagcaatacctcaaatcaagagggACTGTGTAAGGAGCTTaatagggagattcaagggtagtAGCAGCCATTGGGTTAGCAAACTAGGGACCTTGACATCTTGTTGACTTTCTTGAAAGAACATTACTTTTCATAAAGTATGTCAtgcaaatttagaaacctgAAGGttagaacctgtaaataaaaaaataaaaaaaatgttttaaaaaaaagtaaaagaataattaaacagtttgAAGTATATACTCACGCAATATTTTCCTCGCCAAAATCACCATCTCGTCCAAGGAAACGCCATCACACATCGCGAACAGCCAAATATCTAAAGGGTAAAACTCCGTGCTATGTTGACAGCAGGGTAGTAGAAGTCGATTGGGTATAGTCGAATGATTCTGGCCGCCTAAATGATGTTCATGTAGGCCGCATCTTCTCGGTCATTACCTAAATGGctaaatcaagaaacaaaatgtaaacaaaatttaaatttagtgACACGAAAATGAAGTTACACAGGTAACACCAATCGGCTTTCCTAAGCAAtccagaagatggaatgagtcaAGTTCGATGACAGAACGAATGATCCGCGTTCAACGTGTGGCCATTGCCTTATTTTGGAGGGATAACCAGATGCCCCACTTTGGTCTTATAGGCAACATCTaaataagaaaccaaacaatcGTTAAAATTGCTATTAGTATGACAATTTCTCTAAATTCAATGTAAACACAACTTCCATTTATGATAGCATGATCACAATATGAAActcttttttggttgttgacaaacagggagattcaagggtggCAGACAACAGGTTTttagcaaacaaggaatcttgttgACTGTATATAGTCCTTGTCTTTTTTGAACGAAGAAAGTTCAGTAACATGATaagtgaacttacacatgaaaccaTAAGTCAGTTATCCAAGGCTCTCTAGAAAATGGAATGAGAGAATGGTCCATTCtggggttggtgatctagcaagtccaaAAGAAACAGCCAATAATTAAGATTAATTCTAATAAAACATCAGAAGAATTTAGGTTAGTTtaagctagtgttggttgttAACTGTATCATTTCGATGGCACATTCAGAAGAATAGAAtgaatttgaacaaaatagttgacaGTAGGCTGCACCACTTTCACGTTTCCTCAGACTGTAAGTTTGATGAAAAACattaaggttatccaacatgtacacggaatagaacacatcactGACAAGTTACAGACaaaatcactcgaatttacctatgaattcattggaaattttcgaagaagagatagcttaacttttgacagcaaaccgACGTAGTTGAAGGACTGGTCTTAACATACccacaaaacttgaaaagcgCATTTTTGTTCGCTTAGACCTAGCAATCAATCTTGAGAACTGGGACAAAGAACAAAGTTCACTCGCTAGTTTCATGCTAATTTTCGTGTCATGTTTGAATTAGCTGAATTGGTATGCCATGAATACCATACCACGTGAAGGAAGCAGACCACACGAGAAATGATGTTCCATAAAGAAGTGCGAAATTTCTCTACCAGGACTCCACGAgcctctgaaaaagaaaacaatagttTTAGCAGTTCACATGTGGGTTTTTGCAACAAAACTATGTGCAATTAATAGAGGCTTTTTTcagcaaacaaacacaaacaaaacgcTCTCGTCACTCGTGTTTTGTTCAATTGCAGACGACACCGGATGTCACGAAATAAACTCGAAGCCATCTTACGGTAAAAAATGACAATTGCCAATtggataaaagaataaaataaaacactatgaaacaaatacaaatttgAAAGACATTGTTTATCTTATAACAAACAATATAACAGTTATAACTGACAAATAACCGGAAAAATAATGCCAATCAGTTTGAAGATTTGGCGCCAAAGGTCAACAAACGAGAGACacgtcaatttttttcaaaaatatttgaagttTGAACAGAAAGGGAGAGGGAAGGTACGTACTCAACGAATTTCAAATGCAAAGCATCTTGTccagaaaaatataagaaaatacatcaaaatgggaaaatgtgGTTGCAAACAAACGACTGCACAGATGAAGGAGCCGACTGTAAATCGATTTCGTTCATACTTACAACACGGGCACACAAGCAGCTGAGAGGTAGAACGGTAAATTCGTGATTAGGAATCGCGGCTATTACGGGAGACATGGAATTCAGATCCCACAGACAATTTCTCGGCACAATCTCAACGGAATTTCCATAGTCGATTAATCTGACTTTAACTTTTCGATGATCAGCAACTGGGATGTTGCTTTCAAGCCGCATACGGAACCATCTACCCTTGGCATTGTTTCCTAAGTAAAGCCCGTCGACGGTGACTTCTGAGGTAGGTGGGAGTTGGAAACGCTTGATTGCCATAAAGAAAAGCAAGTTGTCCAGCAGAGATGCCTTGATGCGATATGAAATGCATGGGTCATTCATCAAAGGATCTTCCGGtacgtctttttcatcatcctGAATAATCATAACGTTATTGAATTGATTATGAGACAAAATGAAATGGATCGATATGAACCTTGGGTGGAATCGACCAAACATGCTTGGCTACTTGGAGCAGTAtaaattcattcaaatttaGTTCAGgaggtttgaaaaaaacaaccgtCAAATTTGGCTCCCGAGAGATAATGACTGCATTCAGCATTTCATCAAGAAGGTGCCTAGGAAATTAAAATCCACAAATTTATAGTTTATGaccaaaaaaacttttccacTTTGATTCATTACTCTGTAACAGCATCAAAGACGAGTTTCGATAAAACGAAAGAGAAGTGTTGCAAGTCATAAAGAACACATCGAGTGCTTTGACAAGGGAAGATACCAAAGCGACACTCCAGCGGGAAAACGGCTGAGGGTGAAACTGTTTCAAAGTAGCCTTCATCAACAATTTCTAATTTTGCCTAGATGGGAAAGACatctttgaaattgatttctccttttaaatgtaaattttaataCGACTTACGTCACCCGCCTCATTAAAATCACAAAACACCACACGGGTCcacattccattcaattccacaGCGTAGAGGCGATCCTTTTCTAGGGTCGCAACTGGTTTCAATTGAGCCACATTTTCTCGGTAAAACATGTTCATGTCGGCCACGATTTTCTCCCAAAGACCGTCTATATCTGGCGATACATCTCGGCGAACAAACGTTACCTAAAATTAACAATGATTAGAACAAACGTGTCGCTATATAATCTATAAGGTCACACTTTATTATACCTCGTTGACAGAGCACACGGCACGAACGCGAACGTATAATATGTCTTCACCAATGTGTTTGAGTCTAACTGGGTGACACACAGCAGGTTCTGTGCCGGTAAGAGTTGAGTATTTTGGAGCTTCAGCAAGTCTACGTTTGATGTTTCTGTATTCCATTTTGAACAGCACAGAAAAATGTGGGCTGCAACTGTTAAAACAAGCTTGGGTATATCCTGGATCAAATAtcgaatcaaagaaaataacataTCATATGCATTATGTATCTCAGgagataaaagagaaaagagaaaaatgggcacgaaaaatgaaaagccaACTTCCTAAcagaattacacaaaaaaatcaaagattaCCAAATTGAATACTTTAAAAGATAAGCCAATGTCTAACAAATACTGGCTGGGTATTGAAGTGGATACTATGGATTTTTAcataattcctttttttgatctATCGTTCTCTATTTCCATAATTGTGTTCCAAAATCCAGCACATAATGGACTAGTAACACATAACAGTTTCCCAAATACAATGTTGCTACACATCCTATTTACAACCTGTACTGAAGTATGTTAATGTTGTGGGTGAATTAACCTTAACCCATTTATCGAAACGAACCGTTTAAAACAGgctaaatttaattcaaaatacGCAGTTTGCAGTGCTTCCACTCAGAAAATTGTCTTATAGCCTCCGACGATGCCAGATATAGCCTGTCATAGCCAAACCTGCTATTCAAAATAGCCAAGAAAATAGCCAAATCGAACTGATCagagatttattattttaatcaacttatttggttttctttgtttcttttgaactGTTTtctggttttaaaaattatatccacaaatgaattaaaacaaaaatattaaacataTCACTAAATCCGATTCAGAATCTTGGATTGCTGCATtggttttaaccttttttgctaaatttattagattttccggtatttccatttttccagCAGTtaatccttcatttttcaaccaaTTATTTGCCTTCAACAACGCACTTAGAGATTTGTCATGTAAGGCGTTGCGTAAGGGAGTTTTTGtgagtttcatttctttcatgaAACTAAAAAATCTCTCCGCAGAGGCATTGCTAAACGGCAAAGAAAGTAGGAGGGAAATACAGACTTTCAAGTTGGGGAATTGTGGCTCCCCACTGGGAAGTTTTGCACCAAATACACGATTCCAATAAAATTCTACATCCATGTTGTAGAATGTAAAAGTAGATTGACTAGAATCAATTTCAAAGTAATTAAGATATTGACATGAGATCTCCATTCTTTTTCTGCCTCAACACCATTACAATGGTCATTgagcaaatgaaaatgtttgaataaGGAAGACAAGGATGCAGGACGAAGATTATGAGCTTTCTTCGGTTTCACTAGCGGAAGAATTTGGAACTCATGGTCCTTAAAACTAAAGCGTTTCTGAATTTCAGAAATGGAAGTTATAAAGAATTTCTGGACGGAcgcgaaaaaataatcaatcggGGTGAAAGAAGTTTCAAATTCCTCACTGAACGCGAGTTGAAAGGCTCCATCATATTTGATACGAATGGGATCACTTGAAGGAGCATTTTTAGCAGGAATCTGAATTTGATGTTTACTGAGGTACGCAAGTGCATACTTCCTAGCTTTCTCCTCGTCAGTGGCCGTCAGTGGCTCTCTCTTTGGGGAAAAACATAGTAAAAAACTGTTTTTCGGCCGGTTCACTTGCGCCTCTAGTTTGCCGCTCACTGTAGATTATAGTCTGCTTGACTGCTTGACTGCTTCTGCTTCAGGCAGCTGCGTTCAGGCGTTGCCAAATGTACACTTCTGTTTATTACATTAAATTCGAgactttaagaaaagaaaaaaattcatagtGTTTTCTGCTGctctaatttttttgtaaattaaatttgaaatttcccttAAAATCGTTGAAATAGCCATAGCATAGCCCATAGCCCGACACCCAAAAAATAGCCAATTTGGCTATAAATAGCCAAAAGTGGCAGCTCTGGCAGTTTGGTTAGCACTTAGCATAGACTCACCATTACACACCACATTACTGTGCTGGTAGGTGGAGTCAGGTCGTCTGAATATCCCTCTATTGAGAACAAACAGCACTATTAATCAATACCGCCATCTATTGAGAAAACCAAACACTAATCCTTCCCCaccgtaagaaaaaaaaaaccttggggtaaaaaataaaaataaaacc
This sequence is a window from Daphnia pulicaria isolate SC F1-1A chromosome 7, SC_F0-13Bv2, whole genome shotgun sequence. Protein-coding genes within it:
- the LOC124349804 gene encoding uncharacterized protein LOC124349804, giving the protein MEYRNIKRRLAEAPKYSTLTGTEPAVCHPVRLKHIGEDILYVRVRAVCSVNEVTFVRRDVSPDIDGLWEKIVADMNMFYRENVAQLKPVATLEKDRLYAVELNGMWTRVVFCDFNEAGDAKLEIVDEGYFETVSPSAVFPLECRFGIFPCQSTRCVLYDLQHFSFVLSKLVFDAVTEHLLDEMLNAVIISREPNLTVVFFKPPELNLNEFILLQVAKHVWSIPPKDDEKDVPEDPLMNDPCISYRIKASLLDNLLFFMAIKRFQLPPTSEVTVDGLYLGNNAKGRWFRMRLESNIPVADHRKVKVRLIDYGNSVEIVPRNCLWDLNSMSPVIAAIPNHEFTVLPLSCLCARVVSMNEIDLQSAPSSVQSFVCNHIFPF